One segment of Pseudofrancisella aestuarii DNA contains the following:
- the aspS gene encoding aspartate--tRNA ligase yields the protein MRTHYSSDINEKLENQKVTVCGWVHRRRDHGGVIFLDIRDRSGLVQLVFNPDNKDFKLADSLRGEFVIKASGVVNLRPEGQENKNLASGKVEIIGEDLEIINKSKTIPFQLDDFQTTGEDVKLKYRYIDLRRPEMQNKLITRAKAVRYVRRFLDDNGFLDIETPFLTKATPEGARDYLVPSRNFNGKFYALPQSPQLFKQILMVSGFDRYYQIVKCFRDEDLRADRQPEFTQIDIEASFIDEAFIMSTMEKMIAGLFESTIGVKFETPFQVMTFAEAIDKYGIDKPDLRIPLEFVNIKEDMKNEEFKVFSGPANDPEARVIALRIPEGNEKLTRKTIEDYTKFVGIYGARGLAYIKINSLSQGKEGLQSPIVKNISEETLFKVIERTGAKEGDLLFFGAGKTKVVNDSMGALRAKIGEDLELFTKEWAPLWVIDFPMFEKDDNRLYAVHHPFTAPKVESTEELMKNPEALISRAYDMVINGYEVGGGSIRIHKQDMQAKVFNLLGISDEEAREKFGFMLDALSYGTPVHGGIAFGVDRLIMLLTNTTNIRDVIAFPKTQTASCLMTEAPSTVSLEQLNELGIAVKKEEK from the coding sequence ATGAGAACACATTATAGTTCAGATATAAATGAAAAATTAGAAAACCAGAAAGTTACTGTTTGTGGTTGGGTACATCGCCGTAGAGATCATGGTGGAGTTATATTCTTAGATATTAGAGATAGAAGTGGTTTAGTACAGTTAGTATTTAATCCAGATAATAAAGACTTTAAATTAGCTGATAGCTTAAGAGGAGAGTTTGTAATAAAAGCCTCTGGAGTTGTTAATTTAAGACCAGAAGGTCAAGAAAATAAAAATCTAGCTAGTGGTAAAGTAGAAATTATTGGTGAAGATCTTGAGATAATAAACAAATCAAAAACTATACCTTTCCAATTAGATGATTTTCAAACTACAGGTGAAGATGTAAAGCTTAAGTATCGCTATATAGACTTAAGAAGGCCTGAAATGCAGAATAAGCTTATTACAAGAGCTAAGGCTGTTAGATATGTAAGACGCTTCCTAGATGATAATGGATTCTTAGATATAGAGACTCCATTTTTAACAAAAGCAACGCCAGAGGGTGCAAGGGATTATTTGGTACCAAGCCGTAATTTTAATGGTAAGTTCTATGCTCTTCCTCAGTCACCACAGCTTTTCAAACAGATTCTTATGGTTTCAGGTTTTGACAGATATTATCAAATAGTTAAATGTTTTCGTGATGAAGATCTAAGAGCAGATAGACAGCCAGAATTTACACAGATAGATATCGAGGCTTCATTTATTGATGAAGCTTTCATTATGTCTACTATGGAAAAAATGATAGCAGGACTTTTTGAGTCAACTATTGGTGTTAAGTTTGAAACTCCTTTCCAAGTTATGACTTTTGCAGAAGCTATAGATAAGTACGGTATTGATAAGCCAGATCTAAGAATTCCTTTAGAGTTTGTAAATATTAAAGAAGATATGAAAAATGAGGAGTTTAAAGTATTCTCAGGTCCTGCTAATGATCCAGAAGCAAGAGTTATAGCTTTAAGAATACCTGAAGGTAATGAAAAACTTACTAGAAAAACGATAGAAGACTATACTAAGTTTGTTGGCATTTATGGTGCTAGAGGTCTTGCATATATTAAGATTAATTCATTATCCCAAGGTAAAGAAGGTTTACAATCTCCTATAGTTAAAAATATTTCTGAAGAAACTTTATTTAAAGTAATAGAAAGAACAGGTGCTAAAGAAGGTGATTTATTATTCTTTGGCGCTGGTAAGACTAAAGTAGTTAATGACTCTATGGGAGCATTAAGAGCAAAAATTGGTGAAGATCTAGAGTTGTTTACTAAAGAGTGGGCTCCATTATGGGTAATTGATTTCCCAATGTTTGAAAAGGATGATAATAGGTTATATGCAGTACATCATCCATTTACTGCACCTAAAGTAGAAAGTACAGAAGAGTTAATGAAAAATCCTGAGGCTTTAATCTCTAGAGCCTATGATATGGTTATTAATGGTTATGAAGTTGGTGGAGGATCTATCCGTATTCATAAGCAAGATATGCAAGCTAAAGTGTTTAATTTATTAGGAATTTCTGATGAAGAAGCTCGTGAGAAGTTTGGCTTTATGTTAGATGCTTTATCTTATGGTACTCCAGTTCATGGGGGTATAGCTTTTGGTGTTGATAGATTAATTATGCTTCTTACAAATACTACAAATATCCGTGATGTAATAGCTTTCCCTAAAACACAAACAGCAAGC